In a genomic window of Chryseobacterium sp. G0162:
- a CDS encoding HigA family addiction module antitoxin encodes MKPLARTIKQNTHPGEILSNQIIKPNKLSVEKTAKLLGVTKPTLSKVVNGKSAISPLMAIRISKVFGGSANLWIKLQAAYDLREAEKEFKKKQIKLDKFDFKLHNILK; translated from the coding sequence ATGAAACCTTTAGCTCGTACTATTAAGCAAAACACGCATCCTGGAGAAATTCTTTCCAATCAGATTATTAAACCCAATAAATTATCTGTTGAAAAAACAGCTAAACTTTTGGGTGTGACAAAACCGACCTTATCTAAAGTTGTTAATGGTAAAAGTGCTATTAGCCCTTTAATGGCAATTCGTATCTCCAAAGTTTTCGGAGGAAGCGCTAATTTATGGATAAAACTGCAAGCTGCTTATGATTTAAGAGAAGCCGAAAAGGAGTTTAAAAAGAAACAAATTAAATTAGATAAATTTGATTTTAAATTACACAATATTTTAAAATAG